The Panicum virgatum strain AP13 chromosome 5K, P.virgatum_v5, whole genome shotgun sequence genome has a window encoding:
- the LOC120706029 gene encoding transcription factor DIVARICATA-like → MMREAYMEVLPPMDHIASQRNGWYHHPALRIWTAEENKQFERALAGLDLRCPDWEQVARAIPGRTVREVVHHFKSLEVDVQQIENGMVPFPFYGGGGGSFTLQWDGNGGGGPGDFRHGYRFGGGCGKRHPGRTPEQERKKGVPWTEEEHKLFLLGLKKHGKGDWRNISRNFVQTRTPTQVASHAQKYFIRLNSGGKDKRRSSIHDITMVNLTDDRPPSPSQSSLITNQSNASAPPSAVGQFSLTADAKQNGTANLPFNSPSRTPVMPTFAMGLQDQGLQCGPLHDQLVGNPSMLF, encoded by the exons ATGATGCGCGAAGCGTATATGGAGGTGCTCCCGCCGATGGACCACATAGCCTCGCAGAGGAACGGCTGGTATCATCATCCGGCTTTGCGCATCTGGACGGCGGAGGAGAACAAGCAGTTCGAGCGGGCGCTCGCCGGGCTCGACCTGCGCTGCCCGGACTGGGAGCAGGTGGCGCGGGCCATCCCCGGCAGAACGGTCCGCGAGGTCGTCCATCACTTCAAGAGCCTCGAGGTCGACGTCCAGCAGATCGAGAACGGCATGGTGCCCTTCCCgttctacggcggcggcggcggctcgttcACCCTGCAGTGGGACGGCAATGGCGGCGGGGGCCCCGGGGACTTCAGGCACGGGTACCGCTTCGGCGGAGGCTGCGGGAAGCGGCACCCCGGCCGCACGCCGGAGCAGGAGAGGAAGAAGGGCGTGCCATGGACCGAGGAGGAGCACAA GTTGTTTCTCTTGGGCCTCAAGAAGCATGGCAAAGGGGATTGGAGGAACATATCCCGTAACTTCGTTCAGACCAGGACACCTACTCAAGTGGCCAGTCACGCACAGAAGTACTTCATCAGGCTCAACTCCGGAGGCAAGGATAAGAGGAGATCAAGCATTCATGACATCACCATGGTTAACCTGACGGATGACCGGCCTCCCTCGCCATCACAATCCTCTCTGATCACCAACCAGTCGAACGCATCAGCTCCACCCTCAGCAGTAGGCCAGTTCTCATTGACAGCGGACGCCAAGCAGAATGGCACTGCGAATTTGCCCTTCAATTCACCAAGCCGGACTCCTGTGATGCCAACTTTCGCGATGGGTTTGCAAGATCAAGGTCTGCAGTGTGGCCCTCTACATGATCAGCTGGTTGGCAACCCGAGCATGCTGTTTTAG